The Drosophila subobscura isolate 14011-0131.10 chromosome A, UCBerk_Dsub_1.0, whole genome shotgun sequence genome includes the window TGCGGCGCTGTATGAGGTCCTTCTTCCACTGCGGCATGTCCGGCAGGAAGCCCGACGTGGGGGAATAGGCGCCCGACATCTCAGCTGTGGCAGCACCCACTCCAGATCCAGATCCTGTTCCAGCCTCTGCCACTAAATGCAATGAGGGCCGCTTCGGTTGGGACTCCATTCTCTGGTGACCTTATCGCTGCAAATGGCATTATGTGCATTAGTGCATGATATGACGtctcgcttctgctgctgcttgctgctaaGACTTGACCCGGCCGCGCACCcaccaaaactaaaactggAACTGCGACGGACTGTCcgtcgagctggagctgcgctACACTGCCCACAGCGGAGCATAGGCCTCCCACCCATCAATCATTGCAagacatagacagagagacagcaactGAGGGCATCTCTCGCACACTCAAGTGAGCTTCGTGGTGGCTTCGTGTGTGTTGTAGGGCATCCAAAGTTCGACCTGCCAGTCGATTctcgttttagttttcttaATTGGATTAACCGTTATTTTCTGCAttaacacaaaacaaacgaacacaacacacacacgaacaaaagGCAAGAATGTAGGAGAAAAGAAGCAAAGGCGCGAGACAAGAAACCCCAATATTTCCGCTGCTACAAAAAACTGCCACAAGGCAGAAGAAGcgagaaaatggaaaaactcttttttgccCAACGACCCCCCTCCCCGCCCTACTATAACCAGCCAATTGTTACGGCAaagatggctggctggctggctggaaatGTTTTCTTCGGCTTTTGCATACCACTGATAAAAActgattattttttaatttcccGTATCACTGGAATTGCTATCTGGTCTCTGGGCagcctgtgtgtttgtgtataacTGTGCATTGTGGCTGcgttcatgtgtgtgtgcgtgcgcgcGCGCGCTGAGCCAAAAGGGGTGCTGCggtgctgctactgctaccacagctgcagcgggagtgcgatagagagagagagagtgagagaggagagggagaaagggGCTGGAAATTGCAGACGAAGCATTAAATAAACAACTGACGACGCGCTATCGATTTTTTCAGCAGAAAATTCATGAGCTGCAAGAATGCaattatacacacaaacacacacacacacacacacacacacacacggatacaTGCAGATGCAGgctttgcaaaaaaaaaaaacaattagacatagaaaaaaatagagagagcGCCCAACTCTGACATACAAAACTCTGGAAGCGGAACAAGAAATAGCACTtgacaacacacaaaaaaaactatttggCGGAGGGGCCCTAGGCCAGAGCACGGCCATGGGGAAGCCGGGTGCTATTTACACACATAAACAGTTATTGTTgatggagcggcagcagcagcagcagtaccagtgagcagcagtggcggcagcggcagctcatGAATGAAATGTACAGCAAATAGTTCTTACatttgcctcctcctcctcgctccACTCTTCTCCTGTGGTTGAGCGATGCTGTTTTGCTGGTGGGGCTGCGGCGGTGCGATGGTGGTTGCTTTTTCTAGCCCGTGTATGTGTACATgcgtgtatgtatgcacataacTATCAATAAGGTCGGTTAAATGAACtgcttttttgtgtgaaatgCGCACTTTCTTCGTACCccgcactgcactgcactagTGGTCGGACTGTcactgtatgtgtgtctgaCTGCACTTGTCTCTCCTTCTGTTTTCTCATcaaaaatgcatgtttttccaGCCGAGCCAGcgaaaaattgcattaagccGCGTTCAAGAccaatacacaaataaaaacctATCGATTGCAAGCCATGCAGATAACGTGCTATCGTACAATCGCAGCGAAGCGATATGCACAGGGCTGCCAGCGTGCTGAAACGTGGCAACGCTAGCCCCAGCTGATTGAAATATTGCTGTGAATAAACAAAAGAGGGGTCATGAGCATAAACTGGATAAAGATTACCGAACGGTAAATAGAAACCAAACTGAGGTGTTCGTCCTCCCTTTATACTGCCACTGTCCACCCAATCAGGGCCCGGGAGGGCATCAAAATCATCAATGCCCTGCCGTACGACACTTTTAACACGGTGCTCTGGTACACCCATCGCCAGATGAGCCCTGGCACAGCGGCTACAGCCGCAACGAGTACCGTGGGCACCAGTGTCACCACCACAGAGCGGGCCGACAGCAGTGCCGAAGACACACCTACCAGCAGCAATGAGCCGGAGTACACGCTGGAGGAACTGGAGCGGCTGGTGGGTGTGCCGCGTGCCGACTTTTTGCTGCTAATCAAAACATTCTCCTACATCCTGCGACGCATCTCCACGTTCATCATTAAACCGAGTCTGCTGCAGCGCGAGCTGCGcgacaagctgcagctggaagaCGAGGCCAAGATCGATGCTATTCTGCGGCTGTGGGTGCGCGAGACAACGCCGATAATGGAGAATCTGGCTAGCCCGCGCTACGAGTCGAACGTGGTGGAGGATGTGGCGTGGAAGCTGCAAGTAGAGGTCTCCTCGCACTGCCAGCAACGCGACAGAACGCCAATAGGCGTGCTGCAGTTACGAACAGCAGCTGGGGAGGACATTAGCTCGGAGATGACACATCCCGAACTGTTGCAGCTGTACAATCAGTTTGAGCAGATTCAAGCCGAACTCGACGCCACGCTGGCCATGACGGAAACGGTTCCAGCTGCATCAGCCAGTGGCGGCCAGTAGGAGATCGAGAtctattttttaatatatttgacCAAGGCTAAGGAAACTTCCACAATGCCCTTTGCTACTTTTTAACTTcctatttataaatattgctTTAGACACTCCATTAATGCTGTTGGACCCCTGTTAATCCTAGATAGAAATCTGCAATAAATTAAcccaaaatgccaaacgttTTAGTGGACAAATAGAAACAAGATTTTACACATTTTACAGTACACTTTAATGGTTGGTGGCCGCATGCGATTTTATCCTCTGctttctctgttttgttcatttgtttggGGATCTTTCCACGATTTTTCCTTCGATcatcatacatatgtgtatatgtaagtAATTCTACTGATAAACATTACAAATTATTACAatgatatatattttatatatgtctgtattgtatgtatgtatgtattatgtatgggcatatgtatgtacttatgtatatggtatgtatacatattagTTGTTTATTCGGATATTCATGCATTATACAgacttttcattattttatgcatatgtatgtgtttatgttgTATGTGGGGATAGGGGCTGGGTGGGGGTTGGGGCTCCTCCTTTCGTTGTTTCTTCTGTATACTTTTCCTTGCACTAATCTAAAAGCAAAACTATTATCGAGTTCTATTGCACCTCttctctttgtctgtctcACAGTTTAACGTTTAAACATTTTAACTAACTTttcgtttatgtttatttagttgaacaaataaaccaagtgcaaaaatgtatgcaaatcaTTTGGACTACAATCTCTATTAGTTTATGCTTTCGTTATGTtttgtttcataatttgttCTTTGCTATTTCTATGGGTACAGCAGTCGGGCACGTTGCTGTTCGGCTTGGGGCTATATTTTTCTTTAGGCTTTGGCACCGGCTTTCTAGTAAGAGCCCTCTCTACATGGGTGGGCAATAGTTGTCTCCCCTCGTCTATACTCTACAGTTGTTTCGTGGGTTTCTGGTTGGTAAATGATTATCGCCTTACAAAAACTGCGTTGGTCATTCGTTATTTGTTGTGGTGCATCCGTAACCATGTCGGTTTCTGGTTTCCTTTAACATCGGTGTTTTCAATTACGTTCATTGCTGTGGTTATGTGTGTTTTGATCCATCCTGTGGCTGGTTATGTGAGCGCCAAACATTCCAAATGAGCATAAAGAATAATCatctgttgttgcattttgctgttgttttttttttaaataaaatgtaattttaaaacaagaaaaaaactacAAGTAGCACATGGTACATACACATAAGAAATTAACATAAACTCTCGCATTTACAAATGgtttaaaaaattgtacaaaaaaagaaacaaataataaaaaaaagccatacatacatattttatatgctGCGggggaaataaaatatttaagaaaatTAACTATACACTTGCAGGGTTGCATCGAGATATGCAAGCAAACATTTGATCattttaaaaactatttaactcaattaattattgcatttttagtgtgtatttgtttttaacgtttgtttgctgtttttttgtgcggTCTATAGTTTAGGCTCTTAGTTTCGTTTAGTTTCTAGTATTAGGCATATTGTTTATCCAGTATCTGCTATATAGGTCTTTATATCGTATTTTGTATGcttgtattttatatataattaataaacaaaaaaaaaaagaacgtaAAACACTTAGCGCTTTGCTCGTCACAAAACATACAATTAATTATCATTTATCGACTAACATTAGggtgtacaaaaaaaattggaagatacatgcatatagggtgtatatgtatatgtatacaaatatcaAATTGTGGCTAGCGTAAAAATACAATCTTCTGTATCCAACTCATCCTCCCTCCTCTTCGTCGCTCGTTGAAAGcagcaattacaattacaattacaattacatatATTAGATATAGATtttagtatatatgtatataaaatgtataaattgaTGCGTGTTTGGCGAGATTGCTGCATTCCCATTCGATAGATCCACGACAGTCGTAGATCGGTGTAAAGTAGTGTACTCCATATATATAGTTCTATATAAGTGTATGTTGTATATCCAAGTATTAATATCAAGCGTTGATCATCCATTCCAACTTTcatcttccatcttccatcttccaGCTTACTGCTCCTGCGTCTCTTAAGTAATTAATAATGTACGATAGTTTTGCCACATgatggttgggttgggttttgcgtttgcgtttgggttgggttgggttcgTCTCCTCTTCTGCCTAGgctgtgctgctcctgcctctcgTTCTACATGCCCGACTCGGCAATGCCCTCGTCATCTGCAAGATATGCCAACATTTTCCATGAGCAACATTCAATTTGTTAAACATTCTTAAGCACATAGCTGACATGCATGTTAGaacataaaacatacaaaaatataaacagaaataaacataaatcatgcaacaaaaaatcaaatcaaatgtcaGGCAGGCACGGAAAAACATACGAGTAATAATATAGATGGTTGTCGCTGCCATTCTACAAACCCATGAATGGATTGGCATAGATAATGCCGCCGCCTGCCTCTGCGCCACCACCAGCGTTGATGTTAATGTTGCCGCCACCATTGCCCCCCATGGctgtgccagcgccagcgccggcgccagcagcaccagccaatATGCCATGATGCAGCGCGGTCTTGCAGTGCTTCGTTGTGGCATAGTTTGAGTCAGCGTCGCCCATCAGTGTGGCAATGTCATCGTCGTCCCCGTTGCGGGtattgcagctgctgcccagcaACTGGTCGTAGCAGCTGACATCGGTGCTGATCACATCCACCTCGatgtcatcgtcatccttCTCCAGACTATTCCGATTGCTGCCACCCAGGGAGGAGTGTAGGGCGTGGGAGTCCTCgtagctgccgccgccactgtcATCGTTGGCATTATTCGATTTGGCATCGATGTGCGTCTCGAACTCATCGTGCATGTACAGCTCAACGTCCTCTTCGTCGTGGTCCTCATGCACATTgagctcctcttcctcctcatcctcctcctcgtcgtcgtcgtcgtcgtcttcatcgtcatcgtcctcatcctcctcctcctcatcgagctgcagctgcggcaccAATTCACCCTCTTCGCCCACCTCCACGCCCAGCTCCACCTCGAGCAGGGAACGACGTCGCACAAAGACCTCATCATCCTGTGGATGCTGTGCatgctgtggatgctgctgggGTATGATCATCACATCCTCTTCGGCAAAACTGAGACGAACATTGGCGCGACTGGCGcgattgctgccattgccgccTCCATTGGAGATATGCTCATGGCTGAGACTGTTCTTAATATCACAGGACGATGAGCTGAATGTAATCAGCTGTGATTTGCGTCTATGCTGGAGCGTATTGTAGCCATTCCCATGACCATGCTGCATCCCACCCATCGATGGCTGtgtctgatgctgatgctgatgctgatgcttgGAATCGATGATATCGAGATTACTCTTGCTGTCCTTGCAGATCATCGAGCTGGGCTTGTTGTCAACCAGAACGATAACGACAGAGTTGTTATTATCGCTCTGATTGACAACCGAATGTCATCTGTCCGGTCCATCCGTTAGATTGTTGCCAGCCCCGCCGCCAAAGGAGCTCATCGATGTGGTTGTGGGCAGATTGAGGCTCTTGTGGCCAATGAAGCTGCTGGTAAGTGGCTGCTGGTCGTCATGCAAAATAGCCGCATTCTCATCATCGATCTCCTCCGCCTCGGCCTGCTGCAGTTCGTGATGCGACAGATGACCCTCAATGGTGGCCACCACATCACCGTTCTCGTCCAGCTGCACCACTTGTTgtcctttttttgtatatttatagcagcagcagcagcagcagcaatgggcAATGAATGGGAAGAGAGTTTTGTTAGGTTAGTCATTTAGTTAGCCCATCACCAAGAGGTAGTTCTGGTCTGCAGGGTATTCAAATCTAAACTAAAAGAATacgaaataaaaacacaagTTTCAGGCTCCATCGATCCCACATCATGTCCCCGCAAGgagtgttttttctttcctttacTGCTTCGGTGTTAGTCATTTTTGTGTGCGCGCGCGAGCGAGAACTGTTTGAAGCGtaggtggggtggggggaaggAAATACTTAAATGCAAAGCCTGATCCGTCACATACCTTCGTAGCCCTCGTTGTCGTGCATCTCACGCGCTGGACCCACAATATTCTCCTTGCCCTCAAGCACCGCCAACAGGCACTGATGTATGCAAATGTATTGCTGCTCCGTCTGCACCATCCAAACGCGCTCTATGGGATGAGACAATCAATTAGACAATAAATGTACAGCTTTGGGGCATGTTTCGAGAACAGATTGGTAAGGAATTTGCTGGGCAGAGGCCGTTAAAGTTTGCTGCCAGAAACGCTTCCTTTCAGCTCTGGGAGTTGCATTACTAAAGCAAAAAACGAACGCACCCTTTCGCATGGCATAGACAATGCCAAAGATATCCACATAGTCGGAGGTATTGATCTGCTGCAATATGCGATCGAGTGTGATGAAGGTGCCGGATCTACCGACGCCAGCGCTGCAGTGCACCACAATTGGACGCTGCTCGGCACCGATGCGATCACGGAAGGCGCGCACAAAACGCACCAGCGTCTGCGGTGGATTTGGCACACCAAAGTCCGGCCAAGTGGTAAAGTGGAAGTGCCTCAAAATGCGCTGCTCGCTGCCCTGTAAGCAAACCAAACATATATTTAGAGCTGCACACGAAGAGGAGATCAAATCAAATCCGTTTTCTTACTCTGCAGAGCATAAACTCGGTCATGACCCAGTCGGCATAGTGACTATCGTTGAGTATCTGGACCTTGATGTCGCCGTAAAACACTGGAACGGTGTCGTTGGGCCAGTACTGATCGCACTTCTCCCTGCCCTTCTCGAAGCAGCGTGTCAGCATCACAATCGCCCGCGAATTGCTCTCCCAGCACATGCGCCAGAAGTCGTCACGCGTCGAGTGCAACGGTCCCTGCGTGACAATGAACTCACGCGGCGAATTGTGGCCGGGCACATAGTTGGCATTGATGTAGTCGGAGCCCTCGTCATCGTCCACAGGCTGGAGCTTGAAGCGCGAGTGATCGTAGGGCAGAATGTTGGTGAAGCGATTCTTGGGACGATTGCAGGGCAAATCGGCAAAGGTGCAGGGCTGATCGCGTCCCACATGCTTCAGTTCCTCAAACTCCTCGCTGAAACGGAAGTCCGAGTCGGCGGACATCAAGCGATAGTGCTCCGCAAAGTTCTTGATCAAAATAGGACGATTCTGTTCGATGACGCTATCCGGCAGTGACATGTTGTCGTTGGCCCTCGAGTCCTTCGTGGTCTTGCGGCAATTGTTGCGCCTCCGCTTGTAGAACATCAGTGTCACAAGCAGCACCAAAATGATGGTCAATGGCACAGTGATGGCCACAATCAGTGAGGTGTTGTCTTGATCTAAAGGTGGAACAACGAATCGCAGGATTAGTGACAGATTCTGAGTTAGTGTGGGGGCCAATAATCAAAATAGGGAAGGATTTTGCAGCAGAAATACATTCAGAATCACTTGGAGAAGCTCCAAGGAACTCTAAGAGCAAACGAGGTGCGTTGCTGCATAACGCGCAATACGCAAAACAGATAAATTTATAAGAAATAATCATCATAGATCCCTTCCAAGGATCATTCAGttaagaaaaaccaaaaactaacGAAAATTTCACCGAAAAACTCAGTGAAATTTGAACGCTTACCCGGAGAGCTTAGCAGTTCTATGAACATAGAACAGGCGAAGGGCAAGACATGGACAACAAGTTAGATGCGTTAAAGAAATTCACTCCTATGGAGACACTTTCTTACCTGTCTGAATGGGGAAACTGTAGGCAGTGTCCGTGAACTTGTCGGGTCCGGTGAAGGCGCGCACTTTGACGCGATATGTGGTGCCAGACTTTAGGGGTCCGTTGCAGTAGCCGATCTTGTGATTGTCACAGTTCTCGGTGCCAATGGTGAAATCCTCCACCGATATATTCTCGAAGGGATAGTACGGATCGATG containing:
- the LOC117892970 gene encoding uncharacterized protein LOC117892970, with protein sequence MSINWIKITERAREGIKIINALPYDTFNTVLWYTHRQMSPGTAATAATSTVGTSVTTTERADSSAEDTPTSSNEPEYTLEELERLVGVPRADFLLLIKTFSYILRRISTFIIKPSLLQRELRDKLQLEDEAKIDAILRLWVRETTPIMENLASPRYESNVVEDVAWKLQVEVSSHCQQRDRTPIGVLQLRTAAGEDISSEMTHPELLQLYNQFEQIQAELDATLAMTETVPAASASGGQ